Proteins encoded in a region of the Streptomyces violaceoruber genome:
- a CDS encoding S1 family peptidase has protein sequence MRTTRLVPALLAALMAALLSALALSPTASAVEPRPGDGGPQPIIGGGYAQNAPWAARLFSGGRQTCTSTIISPTWILTAKHCVSGGNLAFRIGSLDQGSGGTVANGVQTVTSPSADLALVRLDRSVSATYARLGQPGTVRVGQSVQVYGWGATSRCGSEINCQSQYLKVANVSVTQGCYDAYYGQAICARPVDGITAGGDSGGPMMAGGVQVGVASTSDRQTTTAYTNVTAYRSWIQSVAGV, from the coding sequence TTGCGAACAACGAGACTCGTCCCCGCCCTGCTGGCCGCCCTCATGGCCGCGCTGCTGTCCGCCCTCGCCCTCTCCCCTACCGCCTCGGCGGTGGAGCCCCGGCCCGGTGACGGCGGCCCCCAGCCGATCATCGGCGGCGGCTACGCGCAGAACGCCCCCTGGGCGGCCCGGTTGTTCTCGGGCGGCCGGCAGACCTGCACCTCGACCATCATCTCCCCCACCTGGATCCTCACCGCCAAGCACTGCGTCAGCGGCGGCAACCTCGCCTTCCGGATCGGCAGCCTCGACCAGGGCTCCGGCGGCACGGTGGCGAACGGCGTCCAGACCGTCACCAGCCCCTCGGCGGACCTCGCGCTGGTCCGGCTCGACCGCTCCGTCTCCGCCACCTATGCCCGGCTCGGTCAGCCGGGCACGGTGCGGGTCGGCCAGAGCGTGCAGGTCTACGGCTGGGGAGCGACCTCCCGGTGCGGCTCGGAGATCAACTGCCAGTCCCAGTACCTCAAGGTGGCCAACGTGAGCGTCACCCAGGGCTGCTACGACGCCTACTACGGCCAGGCGATATGCGCCCGTCCCGTCGACGGCATCACCGCGGGCGGCGACTCCGGCGGTCCGATGATGGCCGGCGGTGTGCAGGTGGGCGTCGCCTCGACCAGCGACCGGCAGACCACCACGGCGTACACCAACGTGACCGCCTACCGTTCCTGGATCCAGTCGGTGGCGGGCGTCTGA
- a CDS encoding SchA/CurD-like domain-containing protein, whose amino-acid sequence MTTTSTPASGPLSSEALASGAIAPEPLTRQLSHQVSQSVFDGSRLRVVLLVEVYDGAQQQFLETYENLRSHVESVPGHLGEQLCQSIENPSQWLITSEWESAPPFLNWVSSEEHVRMVKPLHSCVRDTRSLRFHVVRETGHPSTGADPARGGLQAAPRVGDGVIRHALTFTVKPGSEEAVGKILADYASPEPQVDDTTRLCRTSLFLHGNRVVRAIEVRGDLLAALRHVAEQPEVRAVEEAINPYLEQDRDLGDPESARVFYTRAALPAVHHVTAGEGQDGAQRHALSYPARPGCGMRLAQLLAERDEAAARDPRSPVLCSTIFQRDDVVVRLVDVRGDLHEGDPAVTLGLPDPGRVSELTTLLDGFTDAGSPTGGGLVRALEGARMELVTDRRAPDA is encoded by the coding sequence ATGACCACCACGTCCACCCCCGCTTCCGGACCCCTTTCCTCCGAAGCGCTCGCTTCCGGAGCGATCGCCCCGGAACCGCTGACGCGACAGCTGTCGCACCAGGTCTCCCAGTCCGTGTTCGACGGCTCCCGGCTGCGGGTCGTCCTGCTGGTGGAGGTCTACGACGGAGCCCAGCAGCAGTTCCTCGAGACGTACGAGAACCTGCGCAGCCACGTCGAGTCCGTCCCCGGTCACCTCGGCGAGCAGCTGTGCCAGTCCATCGAGAACCCCTCCCAGTGGCTGATCACCAGCGAGTGGGAGAGCGCGCCGCCGTTCCTGAACTGGGTGAGCAGCGAAGAGCACGTGCGCATGGTCAAGCCGCTGCACAGCTGCGTGCGGGACACCCGCTCGCTCCGCTTCCACGTGGTCCGCGAGACCGGCCACCCGTCGACCGGTGCCGATCCGGCCCGGGGCGGACTGCAGGCCGCGCCCCGCGTCGGCGACGGCGTCATCCGGCACGCGCTCACCTTCACGGTGAAGCCGGGCAGCGAGGAGGCGGTCGGCAAGATCCTCGCCGACTACGCCTCTCCCGAGCCGCAGGTGGACGACACCACGCGGCTGTGCCGTACGTCCCTGTTCCTGCACGGCAACCGCGTGGTACGGGCCATCGAGGTGCGCGGCGACCTGCTCGCGGCCCTGCGGCACGTGGCCGAGCAGCCCGAGGTGCGGGCCGTCGAGGAGGCCATCAACCCGTACCTGGAGCAGGACCGGGACCTCGGCGACCCGGAGTCCGCCCGGGTCTTCTACACGCGGGCGGCGCTGCCCGCCGTCCACCACGTGACGGCGGGGGAGGGGCAGGACGGGGCCCAGCGGCACGCGCTGTCGTACCCGGCCCGTCCGGGCTGCGGCATGCGGCTGGCCCAGCTGCTCGCCGAGCGCGACGAGGCGGCGGCCAGGGATCCGCGCAGCCCGGTGCTGTGCAGCACGATCTTCCAGCGCGACGACGTCGTGGTGCGGCTGGTCGACGTACGCGGGGACCTGCACGAGGGCGATCCCGCGGTGACCCTCGGCCTTCCGGACCCCGGCCGGGTGTCCGAGCTGACGACCCTTCTGGACGGCTTCACCGACGCCGGTTCCCCGACCGGAGGCGGACTCGTGCGTGCTCTGGAGGGTGCCCGGATGGAGCTGGTCACGGACCGGCGCGCGCCGGACGCCTGA
- a CDS encoding right-handed parallel beta-helix repeat-containing protein — MKKCHVVYLVCTAAMIGTGLGAAPASSVPRTHLVHPGESIQKAVDAAEPGDTVLVTTGTYRESVKVSTPRLTLRGMGRSTVIRPSTQKAAANTCAEGGNGICAIGTKDENVKGITVSDLTVTGFTRTGVFSMATDGLTVRNVNAVKNGVWGIAQERSVHGVFRGNTARDNGDAGIFLANNIKAEEGAADTEGTLVAHNRLEGNRIGVTVRRLRNLAVAGNHITGNCAGVFVVGDENTPKAGDLVVRDNRVLRNNKSCPKTDRLEALQGSGIVLTGVEKVLVADNTVEGNSGKSSMSGGIVLASSMVGTANAKNEVNGNRLSRNSPADLVNAGTGDTGRSNTFTGNTCGASKPAGLC, encoded by the coding sequence ATGAAGAAATGCCATGTCGTGTACCTGGTGTGCACCGCAGCCATGATCGGAACGGGGCTCGGCGCGGCCCCGGCGTCCTCCGTTCCCAGGACCCACCTGGTCCACCCCGGGGAATCGATCCAGAAGGCGGTGGACGCCGCCGAGCCGGGCGACACCGTCCTCGTCACCACCGGCACCTACCGCGAGAGCGTGAAGGTGAGCACCCCGCGTCTCACCCTGCGGGGCATGGGCCGCAGTACGGTCATCAGGCCCAGCACCCAGAAGGCCGCCGCCAACACCTGCGCCGAGGGCGGCAACGGCATCTGCGCGATCGGCACGAAGGACGAGAACGTCAAGGGCATCACCGTCTCCGACCTGACGGTGACCGGGTTCACCCGCACCGGGGTGTTCTCCATGGCCACCGACGGGCTGACGGTCCGGAACGTGAACGCGGTGAAGAACGGCGTCTGGGGCATCGCCCAGGAGCGGTCGGTCCACGGCGTCTTCCGCGGCAACACCGCCCGTGACAACGGCGACGCGGGGATCTTCCTCGCCAACAACATCAAGGCCGAGGAGGGCGCCGCCGACACCGAGGGCACCCTCGTCGCGCACAACCGGCTCGAGGGCAACCGGATCGGCGTCACCGTCCGACGCCTGCGCAACCTCGCCGTCGCGGGCAACCACATCACCGGCAACTGCGCGGGCGTCTTCGTCGTCGGCGACGAGAACACGCCCAAGGCCGGTGACCTGGTCGTGCGCGACAACCGCGTCCTGCGCAACAACAAGTCCTGCCCGAAGACCGACCGGCTGGAGGCGCTCCAGGGTTCCGGCATCGTCCTGACCGGCGTCGAGAAGGTCCTGGTCGCCGACAACACGGTCGAGGGCAACTCGGGCAAGTCGTCGATGTCGGGCGGCATCGTCCTGGCCTCCAGCATGGTGGGCACCGCCAACGCGAAGAACGAGGTCAACGGCAACCGGCTGAGCCGGAACTCCCCCGCCGACCTGGTCAACGCCGGAACCGGCGACACCGGCAGGAGCAACACCTTCACCGGCAACACCTGCGGCGCCTCCAAGCCCGCGGGCCTGTGCTGA
- a CDS encoding methyltransferase: MTTAQTAPPPPMRLRELVFGAACAAALRAAARLGVADALGDTPMAVEDLAAAVKTEPKPLRRLLRALTCYGVFTEQRNGTFAHTDMSRLLREDDPHSLRNITLWCTEPWTWDAWPLLDEAVRTGSNVVEGLYGKEFFTYLNEDAPQSAEVFNRAMTTSSRQSAQDVAALLDLSASTSVADIGGGQGHVVASLLEKYPAMRGTLLDLPRVVENADPRLREGGALADRVRIVPGDCREAIPVRADVYVIKNILEWDDDSTARALRNVMAAGGPGARVVVIENLVDDSPSMRFSTAMDLLLLLNVGGAKHTTDSMVGRLTDAGLVIDDIRPVNPYLHAFDCTVPK; encoded by the coding sequence ATGACGACCGCACAGACTGCCCCACCCCCGCCCATGCGGCTGAGGGAGCTCGTGTTCGGCGCGGCATGTGCCGCCGCCCTCCGCGCGGCCGCACGGCTCGGCGTCGCCGACGCGCTCGGCGACACCCCCATGGCCGTGGAGGACCTCGCGGCCGCGGTGAAGACCGAACCCAAGCCGCTGCGCCGCCTGCTGCGCGCCCTGACCTGCTACGGCGTCTTCACCGAGCAGCGGAACGGGACGTTCGCGCACACCGACATGTCCCGGCTGCTGCGCGAGGACGACCCGCACAGCCTGCGCAACATCACCCTGTGGTGCACGGAGCCGTGGACGTGGGACGCCTGGCCCCTGCTCGACGAGGCGGTGCGCACCGGCTCCAACGTCGTCGAGGGCCTGTACGGCAAGGAGTTCTTCACCTACCTCAACGAGGACGCGCCCCAGTCGGCCGAAGTGTTCAACCGTGCCATGACGACGTCCAGCCGGCAGTCGGCCCAGGACGTCGCGGCCCTCCTCGACCTGTCGGCGAGCACCTCGGTCGCCGACATCGGCGGCGGCCAGGGCCACGTCGTGGCGAGCCTGCTGGAGAAGTACCCGGCCATGCGGGGCACCCTGCTCGACCTGCCGCGGGTGGTGGAGAACGCCGACCCCCGGCTGCGCGAGGGCGGTGCGCTCGCGGACCGGGTCCGCATCGTGCCGGGCGACTGCCGGGAGGCCATCCCGGTGCGTGCCGACGTCTACGTCATCAAGAACATCCTGGAGTGGGACGACGACAGCACCGCCCGCGCGCTGCGCAACGTCATGGCGGCCGGCGGCCCCGGGGCCCGGGTCGTCGTCATCGAGAACCTCGTCGACGACTCCCCGTCGATGCGGTTCAGCACCGCCATGGACCTGCTGCTGCTCCTCAACGTCGGCGGAGCCAAGCACACCACCGACAGCATGGTCGGCCGGCTGACCGACGCGGGCCTCGTCATCGACGACATCCGTCCGGTCAACCCGTACCTGCACGCCTTCGACTGCACCGTGCCGAAGTGA
- a CDS encoding DUF5949 family protein, which produces MTSISADPRPLRTADLGTLVIMSWSRETPDGDVPFLLACSLGDGEGGPEAVPAAVEGLLSRSGLAVGGDTVLDATALPGLPIGLLVVPGAAALTMPGVNAQFVPTPEWRAAADRRGYACLIFATRPWPGGEPGDGEAVAAFANDADTLSSAAQVVLSVRSLRG; this is translated from the coding sequence GTGACCTCGATCTCCGCTGACCCGCGCCCCCTGCGAACCGCCGACCTCGGCACCCTCGTCATCATGTCCTGGAGTCGTGAGACGCCCGACGGCGACGTCCCCTTCCTCCTCGCCTGTTCGCTGGGCGACGGGGAGGGCGGCCCGGAGGCGGTCCCGGCCGCCGTCGAGGGGTTGTTGAGCCGCTCCGGACTCGCGGTGGGCGGCGACACCGTCCTCGACGCCACCGCCCTGCCCGGCCTGCCGATCGGCCTGCTCGTCGTACCGGGTGCGGCGGCCCTCACCATGCCGGGGGTCAACGCCCAGTTCGTACCCACTCCCGAGTGGCGGGCGGCGGCCGACCGGCGGGGGTACGCCTGTCTCATCTTCGCCACCCGCCCCTGGCCCGGGGGCGAGCCGGGCGACGGCGAGGCGGTCGCCGCCTTCGCCAACGACGCGGACACGCTCTCCTCCGCGGCGCAGGTCGTCCTGTCCGTACGGAGCTTGCGCGGCTGA
- a CDS encoding class F sortase: protein MSVTPPTPAPADDETTTGQGSRSGLMVLCAVALLILAVSLVGGNDTSADSSRPPLPAHPGTTASSAPPATGAADSALPRSKPVRLLIPDIAVDAPFTDLAIGDKGQLQPPPAGDTNLVGWYAKGVSPGEKGTSIIAGHVDTKTSAAVFARLDQLDKGDKFQVRRADGRSATFVVDGLETFAKDEFPSDRVYGDADRPEVRLITCAGDYDHKVKDYTDNLVVFAHLA, encoded by the coding sequence ATGTCAGTCACCCCTCCCACCCCCGCCCCGGCCGACGACGAGACGACGACCGGTCAGGGCTCCCGCTCCGGCCTGATGGTGCTGTGCGCCGTGGCCCTGCTGATCCTGGCGGTGAGCCTGGTCGGCGGCAACGACACGTCCGCCGACTCCTCCCGCCCCCCGCTGCCCGCGCATCCCGGCACCACCGCCTCCTCCGCCCCGCCCGCGACCGGCGCGGCCGACTCCGCCCTGCCCCGGTCGAAACCGGTGCGCCTGCTGATCCCGGACATCGCCGTCGACGCCCCCTTCACCGACCTCGCCATCGGCGACAAGGGGCAGCTCCAGCCGCCGCCGGCCGGCGACACCAACCTCGTCGGCTGGTACGCCAAGGGCGTCTCGCCCGGCGAGAAGGGCACCTCGATCATCGCCGGGCACGTGGACACCAAGACGTCGGCCGCCGTCTTCGCCCGCCTCGACCAGCTCGACAAGGGCGACAAGTTCCAGGTCCGGCGCGCGGACGGGCGCAGCGCCACCTTCGTGGTCGACGGCCTGGAGACCTTCGCCAAGGACGAGTTCCCGAGCGACCGCGTCTACGGCGACGCCGACCGGCCCGAGGTGCGACTGATCACCTGCGCGGGCGACTACGACCACAAGGTCAAGGACTACACGGACAACCTGGTCGTCTTCGCGCACCTCGCCTGA
- the rpfE gene encoding resuscitation-promoting factor protein RpfE — protein sequence MICRRNDRQSDVRGSRGRRIRTAAVTLVAATALGATGEAVAAPSAPLRTDWDAIAACESSGNWQANTGNGYYGGLQFARSSWIAAGGLKYAPRADLATRGEQIAVAERLARLQGMSAWGCA from the coding sequence ATGATCTGTAGACGAAATGATCGTCAGAGCGACGTGCGCGGTTCGCGTGGCCGCAGGATCCGCACCGCCGCGGTAACCCTGGTCGCCGCGACCGCACTCGGGGCGACCGGCGAAGCGGTGGCCGCGCCCTCGGCGCCCCTGCGCACCGACTGGGACGCCATCGCCGCGTGCGAGTCCAGCGGCAACTGGCAGGCGAACACCGGCAACGGCTACTACGGCGGCCTGCAGTTCGCACGGTCCAGCTGGATCGCCGCCGGCGGCCTCAAGTACGCCCCGCGCGCGGACCTCGCCACCCGCGGCGAGCAGATCGCCGTGGCGGAACGCCTCGCCCGTCTGCAGGGGATGTCCGCCTGGGGCTGCGCCTGA
- a CDS encoding restriction endonuclease encodes MTVPERHVRGGRVRRRFDLRATTVTFGLAAVALVLTGWVVRMAFDVAQRRPAWVFVLVLGAVAAALLSRRARSRGAAARAALRTTDALAAATATALDELEQGRAVEEVEHACPEEATAVVRTEHEELSPDEFEEAIADLCRRDGCTEVEVVGGAGDLGADVLATAPDGRRVVIQCKRYGDDNKVGSQDLQRFGGTCFTVHGADVAVLVTSSDFTAPAVEYAAWCGIVCVNEERLRDWCEGGGPAPWERLLPEGDGTEPPEQATW; translated from the coding sequence GTGACCGTGCCTGAACGCCATGTCCGAGGCGGACGCGTGAGGCGTCGCTTCGACCTCCGGGCGACGACCGTGACGTTCGGCCTCGCCGCCGTCGCCCTGGTCCTGACGGGATGGGTCGTGCGCATGGCGTTCGACGTGGCGCAGCGGCGGCCGGCCTGGGTCTTCGTCCTGGTACTCGGGGCGGTCGCGGCCGCCCTCCTGAGCCGGCGCGCGCGGAGCCGGGGCGCCGCCGCGCGGGCGGCCCTTCGTACCACGGACGCCCTGGCCGCGGCCACGGCGACGGCACTGGACGAACTGGAGCAGGGCCGCGCGGTGGAAGAGGTGGAGCACGCGTGCCCCGAGGAGGCCACCGCGGTGGTCCGCACCGAGCACGAGGAGCTCAGCCCCGACGAGTTCGAGGAGGCGATAGCGGACCTGTGCCGGCGTGACGGCTGCACCGAGGTCGAGGTGGTGGGCGGAGCGGGCGATCTCGGCGCCGACGTGCTGGCGACGGCTCCCGACGGCCGGCGGGTCGTCATCCAGTGCAAGCGCTACGGCGACGACAACAAGGTCGGCTCCCAGGACCTCCAGCGCTTCGGCGGCACCTGCTTCACCGTGCACGGTGCCGACGTGGCGGTCCTCGTCACCAGCAGCGACTTCACCGCACCGGCCGTCGAGTACGCCGCGTGGTGCGGCATAGTCTGCGTGAACGAGGAGCGGCTGCGCGACTGGTGCGAGGGCGGGGGACCGGCGCCCTGGGAGCGGCTCCTGCCCGAGGGCGACGGGACGGAGCCGCCCGAGCAGGCCACGTGGTGA
- a CDS encoding isochorismatase family cysteine hydrolase, with protein sequence MGKTALIVIDMINTYDHQDAESLIPAVESVLPNVTGLLDRARRQGVPVIYVNDNFGEWRSHHGEILDKALSGPHSRLVEPLKPDESSLFVVKARHSVFFETPLTYLLHQQGIDRLVLCGQVTEQCVLYSALDAHIRHLQVIVPRDAVAHIHADLADAALRMMERNMGARVCDSGELWT encoded by the coding sequence ATGGGCAAGACCGCGCTGATCGTCATCGACATGATCAACACCTACGATCACCAGGACGCCGAGTCCCTGATCCCCGCCGTGGAATCCGTGCTGCCGAACGTGACCGGCCTGCTGGACCGGGCGAGGCGGCAGGGCGTCCCCGTGATCTACGTCAACGACAACTTCGGGGAGTGGCGCTCGCACCACGGCGAGATCCTCGACAAGGCCCTCTCCGGGCCGCACTCCCGGCTCGTCGAGCCGCTGAAGCCCGACGAGTCGTCCCTCTTCGTGGTCAAGGCACGCCACTCGGTGTTCTTCGAGACCCCGCTCACCTATCTGCTCCACCAGCAGGGGATCGACCGGCTCGTGCTGTGCGGGCAGGTGACCGAGCAGTGCGTGCTCTACTCGGCGCTGGACGCCCACATCCGCCATCTGCAGGTCATCGTGCCGCGTGACGCGGTGGCCCACATCCACGCCGATCTGGCGGACGCGGCGCTGCGCATGATGGAGCGGAACATGGGCGCCCGGGTGTGCGACAGCGGCGAGTTGTGGACGTGA
- a CDS encoding lipoprotein, which translates to MGRRCTARGSGRRRAGRVGGGLAALLAGLLVTGCAAFDTDDDVRRARELAAELYPGELEVVDARILFPETTGSEVTLSVEDDPDAAVRFRVDAGKDRCDGGPDCTDALREAVDRARREARDLRAMREAFDGCGHPVLAADEKLTAPWIEARVSDGTLDEVLARAGACAQRWVTARAEQGPKEVPGWVTVNFAAPGTAEDLPAAKKRLPTVLRLTHGPRLAALAGKAYYVAAYPVGEDAGHTVDAASARLRIVSPLEERQAFSRRIDASVLPALRATYPEAVTSGGAGMGVWRLEPGTVRRMRGYVLFCERPPADGERCPGDLAALVTSDPRGGDAEVVDVLTDIRDERGVLRLPPQ; encoded by the coding sequence ATGGGGCGTCGGTGCACTGCGCGGGGGAGCGGACGGCGGCGGGCGGGGCGCGTCGGCGGGGGGCTCGCGGCGCTCCTGGCCGGGCTGCTGGTCACCGGCTGCGCGGCGTTCGACACCGACGACGACGTCCGGCGGGCCCGGGAACTGGCCGCGGAGTTGTACCCCGGCGAACTCGAGGTCGTGGACGCCCGGATCCTGTTCCCGGAGACCACCGGCTCGGAGGTCACCCTGTCGGTCGAGGACGACCCGGACGCGGCCGTCAGGTTCCGGGTGGACGCCGGCAAGGACCGCTGCGACGGCGGCCCGGACTGCACCGACGCCCTGCGCGAGGCGGTGGACCGGGCCCGGCGGGAGGCCCGGGACCTGCGCGCGATGCGCGAGGCCTTCGACGGCTGCGGGCACCCGGTCCTGGCCGCCGACGAGAAGCTGACGGCCCCGTGGATCGAGGCACGGGTGAGCGACGGGACGCTGGACGAGGTCCTCGCCCGCGCCGGCGCCTGCGCGCAACGCTGGGTCACGGCCCGTGCGGAACAGGGCCCGAAGGAGGTGCCCGGCTGGGTGACCGTCAATTTCGCCGCCCCCGGCACGGCCGAGGACCTCCCGGCCGCGAAGAAGAGGCTGCCCACCGTCCTGCGGCTCACCCACGGCCCGAGGCTCGCCGCCCTGGCCGGCAAGGCGTACTACGTGGCCGCGTACCCGGTCGGCGAGGACGCCGGCCACACCGTCGACGCGGCCTCGGCCCGCCTGCGGATCGTGTCGCCCCTGGAGGAGCGGCAGGCCTTCTCCCGGCGGATCGACGCGTCGGTCCTGCCCGCGCTGCGCGCGACGTACCCGGAGGCCGTGACCAGCGGCGGGGCCGGGATGGGGGTGTGGCGGCTGGAGCCGGGGACCGTCCGCCGCATGCGCGGGTACGTGCTGTTCTGCGAACGGCCGCCCGCGGACGGCGAACGCTGCCCCGGGGACCTGGCCGCTCTGGTGACCTCGGACCCGCGGGGTGGCGACGCCGAGGTCGTCGACGTCCTCACGGACATCCGCGACGAGCGCGGGGTCCTGCGCCTGCCTCCGCAGTGA
- a CDS encoding ABC transporter ATP-binding protein: protein MTAQTARSQADEDEAAVLRLQDVSVRRFTPDQLILDGVNWTVRPGEHWALLGANGAGKTTLLRLLGALMHPTTGTVEVLGSRLGRVDVRELRARIGHVNSAQRVPQDLTAHAVVLTGHSGTVQPLWRTYGEEVRLRARDLLLELGVKELADRPYGVCSGGQRARVLIARALMADPALLLLDEPFNALDLPSREDLVEAMHQLAERRPRLATVTVTHHLEELSPAVSHALLLREGRILSRGAVDEVLTGSLLTSCFGRDITVARRDGRWSAYSGRRVAGG from the coding sequence ATGACCGCCCAGACAGCCCGCTCCCAGGCCGACGAGGACGAGGCCGCCGTGCTCCGGCTCCAGGACGTGAGCGTGCGCCGCTTCACACCGGACCAGTTGATCCTCGACGGCGTCAACTGGACGGTCCGGCCGGGCGAGCACTGGGCGCTGCTGGGGGCCAACGGGGCCGGGAAGACCACCCTGCTGCGGCTGCTCGGCGCGCTCATGCACCCCACCACGGGCACCGTCGAGGTCCTCGGCAGCCGGCTCGGCCGGGTGGACGTCCGTGAGCTGCGGGCGCGCATCGGCCACGTCAACTCCGCCCAGCGGGTGCCGCAGGACCTGACCGCCCACGCGGTGGTGCTCACCGGCCACAGCGGCACCGTGCAGCCCCTGTGGCGGACGTACGGCGAGGAGGTCCGGCTGCGGGCCCGCGACCTGCTGCTCGAACTCGGCGTCAAGGAGCTGGCCGACCGGCCGTACGGGGTCTGCTCGGGCGGGCAGCGGGCGCGGGTCCTGATCGCCCGGGCGCTGATGGCCGATCCGGCCCTGCTGCTCCTGGACGAACCCTTCAACGCCCTGGACCTGCCCTCCCGCGAGGACCTCGTCGAGGCGATGCACCAACTGGCCGAGAGGAGGCCGCGGCTGGCCACCGTCACGGTCACGCACCATCTGGAGGAGCTGTCCCCGGCCGTCAGCCACGCCCTGCTGCTGCGCGAGGGCCGGATCCTGTCCCGGGGTGCGGTGGACGAGGTCCTGACCGGCTCCCTGCTGACGTCCTGCTTCGGCCGGGACATCACGGTGGCCCGGCGCGACGGCCGTTGGTCGGCCTACTCGGGCCGCCGCGTCGCCGGCGGCTGA